A region from the Caldisericum sp. genome encodes:
- the glgA gene encoding glycogen synthase GlgA has product MNIAIVSSEAVPFSKTGGLADVAGALFKVFSNMGETTYLFTPYYKKTKEQFNKFDKRISFTVKIDNKDIEGFANIVEFYKNGFAILVEQDDYFGRDALYGEKGIDYPDNAERFGFFDKAVLKILETLNLNIDVLHLNDWQTGLIPLFVKDAKLPYKTLYTIHNLAYQGNFDKEVLNSLHIDEKYFTMDGIEFYGKVSFMKAGIVFADKISTVSPTYAKEILTPEFGERMEGILNTRKKDLVGILNGIDYEIWNPKEDTLIYQKFDSETIQNKKENKYAFAKEFGLAQENAPLFGMVSRIASQKGLDILSESLKEVLKEDVNVVILGTGEKPLEEKLKVLSDLYPEKFKLFLTFDEALAHKIYASSDFFLMPSKYEPCGLGQMIALRYGTLPIVHEVGGLKDTVDNYSEITSCGNGFSFGEYSSDALTETIKRAISIFKNSNLMLQLIRVGMSCNFSWEQSAKKYLELYKELKNAN; this is encoded by the coding sequence ATGAACATTGCAATAGTTTCAAGCGAAGCAGTTCCTTTTTCAAAAACAGGTGGTCTTGCCGATGTTGCAGGTGCTCTCTTTAAAGTATTTTCAAATATGGGTGAGACTACATACCTTTTTACACCTTACTACAAAAAGACAAAAGAGCAATTTAATAAATTTGATAAAAGGATTTCTTTCACAGTAAAAATCGATAATAAGGATATCGAAGGTTTTGCAAACATCGTCGAATTTTATAAAAATGGATTTGCAATTTTAGTAGAGCAAGATGATTATTTCGGAAGAGATGCTCTTTATGGAGAAAAAGGGATTGATTATCCAGACAATGCAGAAAGGTTTGGATTCTTTGATAAAGCTGTTCTTAAGATATTAGAGACACTTAATCTTAATATTGATGTCCTTCACCTAAACGACTGGCAAACTGGTTTAATTCCACTTTTTGTAAAAGATGCCAAATTACCCTACAAAACTCTTTATACTATCCATAACCTCGCTTACCAGGGCAATTTTGACAAAGAGGTATTAAATTCCCTCCACATTGACGAAAAATATTTTACAATGGATGGAATAGAGTTCTATGGAAAAGTCAGTTTTATGAAGGCCGGGATTGTTTTTGCAGATAAAATTAGCACCGTAAGCCCGACATACGCAAAAGAAATACTCACGCCTGAATTTGGCGAGAGAATGGAGGGCATACTAAATACAAGAAAAAAGGACCTTGTAGGTATTCTAAATGGAATTGATTACGAAATTTGGAATCCCAAAGAAGATACGCTCATATATCAAAAGTTTGACAGCGAAACAATCCAGAACAAAAAAGAAAACAAGTATGCCTTCGCAAAAGAGTTTGGGCTTGCACAGGAAAATGCTCCACTTTTTGGAATGGTATCAAGAATTGCCTCACAAAAAGGACTTGATATACTCTCGGAATCATTAAAAGAAGTTTTAAAGGAAGATGTTAATGTAGTTATATTAGGCACAGGCGAAAAACCACTCGAAGAAAAATTGAAAGTTCTAAGCGATCTTTATCCTGAAAAATTCAAACTTTTCCTCACATTTGATGAGGCTTTAGCGCACAAAATATACGCTTCATCAGACTTTTTCCTTATGCCATCGAAATATGAACCATGCGGCTTGGGACAGATGATTGCATTGAGGTACGGCACGCTTCCAATAGTTCATGAAGTAGGTGGACTCAAAGATACCGTTGATAATTATTCAGAGATAACAAGTTGTGGAAATGGTTTTTCCTTTGGAGAGTATAGTAGCGATGCTCTTACGGAAACCATCAAAAGAGCAATTTCAATTTTCAAAAATAGTAACTTAATGCTACAATTAATAAGGGTGGGTATGAGTTGCAATTTTTCCTGGGAACAATCGGCAAAAAAATATTTGGAACTTTATAAGGAGTTAAAGAATGCCAATTAA
- a CDS encoding S41 family peptidase, with the protein MKRNSALVVILLILISFIGGYFVGFRYPIGITQPNSHILLTRTADYLLNNFYKPISEEQLIKGMVNSLNDPYTVFMNPEETKALQEEVKGEYAGIGVIINKNEKLNYPEIVSVFKDSPAEKSGLLKGDIIVEVDGKSTFNLSLDEVASMVKGKVGTQVTLKVRRDNKELSFTITRAKINIPLTQVSYYENGKIGYLSIFMFSEGAGKDVEKALNEFKSKKVEGIILDLRGNPGGLLSECENVASEMLPSGVLLYTKDRNGKLEPIQIKGNKLNIPMVVLVDGGTASASEILTGAIKYYKVGTVIGEKTFGKGVIQQIFSLPDSYSLKVTVEEYLLPDKTSINGVGITPDIVIKDNPDTKEDEQLNKAIELLKKP; encoded by the coding sequence ATGAAAAGAAATAGCGCTTTAGTTGTCATTTTGTTGATTTTAATCTCTTTCATAGGAGGCTATTTTGTTGGGTTCAGATACCCAATTGGTATAACTCAACCAAATTCTCACATACTTCTCACAAGGACTGCCGACTATCTTCTCAATAATTTCTATAAACCAATTAGCGAAGAACAACTCATAAAAGGAATGGTTAACTCCTTGAACGATCCTTATACAGTTTTTATGAACCCTGAAGAAACTAAGGCGCTTCAAGAAGAAGTAAAAGGAGAATACGCAGGCATTGGCGTAATAATAAACAAAAACGAAAAATTAAATTATCCAGAAATCGTATCTGTTTTTAAAGATTCTCCTGCTGAAAAAAGTGGACTTCTAAAAGGAGATATTATTGTAGAGGTAGACGGAAAATCAACTTTTAATCTCTCGCTGGATGAAGTTGCATCAATGGTAAAAGGAAAAGTTGGAACTCAGGTTACTCTTAAAGTTAGAAGAGATAATAAAGAACTGAGTTTTACAATAACAAGAGCAAAGATAAATATTCCTTTAACTCAAGTTAGTTATTATGAAAATGGCAAAATCGGCTACCTTAGCATATTCATGTTTTCTGAAGGTGCAGGCAAAGATGTAGAAAAAGCCCTAAACGAATTCAAGAGTAAAAAAGTTGAAGGTATTATCCTTGATTTAAGAGGAAATCCAGGCGGCCTTTTAAGTGAATGCGAAAATGTAGCAAGTGAAATGCTCCCAAGCGGCGTATTGCTTTACACAAAAGATAGAAATGGTAAACTTGAGCCAATTCAAATCAAAGGAAACAAACTTAACATACCGATGGTCGTTCTTGTAGATGGCGGAACTGCAAGTGCATCAGAAATTTTGACTGGTGCTATAAAGTACTACAAAGTGGGGACTGTTATTGGCGAGAAAACATTCGGCAAAGGCGTTATTCAGCAAATTTTCTCTTTACCTGATTCTTATTCTCTTAAGGTTACAGTTGAAGAGTATCTTTTACCAGATAAGACAAGTATTAATGGTGTTGGAATTACTCCGGATATTGTAATTAAAGATAACCCAGATACAAAAGAAGACGAGCAATTAAACAAGGCTATTGAACTGCTAAAAAAACCATGA
- the gmk gene encoding guanylate kinase — protein MIIVISGPSGVGKGAVSKELVKLDPRFEIAITCTTRKPRENEVDGVDYFFLDEETFKKMIEEGKLAEYSIVHGNLYGTPQKYIDLGLSSKKDVIFQIDVQGAKKIKNKYDEALLIFLMPPSIEVLLERLNKRGTENIAEIEKRTKRAKEEIEERYLYDYIVVNDVLENTVKEIYEIILRERKLHTGL, from the coding sequence ATGATTATTGTTATTTCGGGACCATCAGGCGTTGGCAAAGGAGCTGTTTCAAAAGAACTTGTAAAACTCGACCCTCGGTTTGAAATTGCTATAACCTGCACAACGCGAAAGCCAAGGGAGAACGAAGTAGACGGTGTAGATTATTTCTTTTTAGATGAAGAAACCTTCAAAAAAATGATAGAAGAAGGCAAACTTGCAGAATATTCAATTGTCCATGGTAATCTATACGGCACACCTCAAAAATATATAGATTTAGGGTTGAGTAGTAAGAAGGATGTCATATTCCAAATTGATGTTCAAGGAGCAAAAAAGATTAAGAACAAATATGATGAAGCCCTTCTAATATTCCTTATGCCACCGAGCATTGAGGTGCTGCTTGAAAGACTCAACAAAAGGGGAACAGAAAACATTGCAGAAATCGAGAAAAGAACAAAAAGGGCAAAGGAAGAAATAGAAGAGAGGTATCTATACGACTACATCGTTGTAAATGATGTCCTTGAAAATACTGTTAAAGAGATCTACGAGATAATTTTGAGAGAGCGTAAGCTTCACACCGGTCTTTAA
- the polA gene encoding DNA polymerase I has product MEKIILVDGSSIIFRAYYALPKFSTSTGIPTSAVYGFIRMLLRILKDEKPNYLAVAFDKKAPTFRHIEYKEYKSQRPKMPDDLSIQFDIVKEVLGAFNIKYFELDGFEADDIIATFVEKLKDKNLEISILSSDFDLAQLIDENVRLLVTRKGVTKIETYDRKKFIEEFGFDPQYLVDYKALLGDVSDNIEGIKGIGEKTASKLIANYKTVENILNDPNLVEKYSLSGFEEKVLRNKSLCMLVRNVPIEFNLEELRVSNFNNRSVLEILKKYEFNSIIKELGLREEDYKENETLFGKSEDNKDPDPYKLDKIEINKTNNNLVQKKAIVYILSDDRKVNKVYLLKDNEVYEFDFLNNLFLDHKNLPILKSVLSSEDIEKYTNNLKMLYKVADFIDCDVKNVTLDSTLAFYLIDPDLESFSLKDLSKYLNIDYEFKNIQDESMFLKDYGGKIIEYLKKENLFFVFNDIELPLSRVLFEMEKTGISVDIEYFKKLEEEINKRIQELELEIFRLAGISFNILSSKQLASVLYDVLGLERPKGAKDSTGSGILLEIEGLHPIIPLIIEYRHLVKLNNTYISALPHLVSKETGRLHTIYHQIGTATGRLRSTNPNLQNLPVKDEWGFKIQEGFTASDENNLLLSADYSQIELRILAHLSQDKNLIDAFLNNEDIHKRTAMEVFNLSDVEVSKEKRNLAKAINFGIIYGISPYGLSKQLGISKEEAGEYIERYFKRYPGVKEYIDKQITEAKEKGETRTIFGRRRFIRGLDDKNSNVRENAKRVAINSPIQGSAADIIKLAMVEIFNSVPDAKILLQIHDELVFEIHKDVINERMNEIRKIMEGVCKLSVPLKVDVAYGKNLKEARL; this is encoded by the coding sequence ATGGAGAAAATAATTCTTGTCGATGGAAGTAGCATAATTTTCAGAGCATACTATGCATTGCCTAAGTTTTCAACATCAACCGGCATTCCTACATCTGCTGTTTATGGATTCATAAGAATGCTTTTGCGAATATTAAAAGATGAAAAGCCGAATTACCTTGCAGTTGCATTTGATAAAAAAGCGCCTACCTTTAGACACATAGAATACAAAGAATATAAATCTCAAAGACCAAAAATGCCAGATGATCTTTCCATCCAGTTTGATATAGTAAAAGAAGTACTCGGTGCCTTTAACATAAAATACTTTGAACTTGATGGTTTCGAGGCGGATGACATTATTGCGACATTTGTTGAAAAATTAAAAGACAAAAACCTTGAAATTTCTATACTATCCTCCGATTTTGATTTAGCGCAACTAATTGATGAGAATGTTCGTCTACTTGTTACAAGAAAAGGCGTTACTAAAATTGAAACATATGATAGAAAAAAGTTTATAGAGGAATTTGGTTTCGATCCACAATATCTTGTTGACTACAAAGCGTTGTTAGGTGATGTATCGGATAATATAGAAGGTATAAAAGGAATCGGTGAGAAAACTGCATCCAAACTTATAGCAAATTACAAAACAGTGGAAAACATACTTAATGATCCAAATTTAGTTGAGAAATATAGTCTGAGTGGTTTTGAAGAGAAAGTCCTTAGGAACAAGTCTCTTTGCATGCTTGTAAGAAATGTTCCGATAGAATTTAATCTTGAAGAGTTGAGGGTCTCTAATTTCAACAATAGAAGTGTTTTAGAAATCCTGAAGAAATATGAGTTTAACTCAATAATAAAAGAATTAGGGCTTAGAGAGGAAGATTATAAGGAGAATGAAACACTTTTTGGGAAAAGCGAGGACAACAAAGACCCAGATCCTTATAAATTGGACAAGATAGAGATAAACAAAACTAATAATAATCTTGTGCAAAAGAAAGCCATAGTGTATATTCTTTCGGATGATAGAAAAGTTAACAAAGTTTATTTGCTTAAAGATAACGAAGTTTACGAATTTGATTTCTTAAATAATCTTTTCCTCGACCACAAGAATTTGCCTATTCTGAAGAGTGTCCTTTCAAGTGAGGATATAGAGAAATATACAAATAACTTAAAAATGCTTTACAAGGTTGCGGATTTTATTGATTGCGATGTAAAGAATGTTACTCTTGATTCAACTCTTGCATTCTATCTTATCGATCCTGACCTTGAATCTTTTTCTTTGAAGGATCTTTCAAAATACCTCAATATAGATTACGAATTTAAAAACATTCAAGATGAGTCTATGTTCCTAAAAGATTATGGCGGGAAAATAATTGAATACCTGAAGAAAGAAAATCTATTTTTTGTTTTTAACGATATTGAATTGCCTCTTTCAAGGGTCCTTTTTGAAATGGAGAAAACTGGTATATCTGTCGATATTGAATACTTTAAGAAGCTTGAAGAGGAAATTAACAAGAGGATACAAGAACTTGAATTGGAAATTTTTAGACTTGCAGGTATTTCCTTTAATATACTTTCTTCTAAACAACTTGCATCAGTCCTGTATGATGTATTAGGGCTTGAGCGACCAAAAGGAGCAAAAGATAGCACCGGCAGTGGCATCCTTTTAGAGATTGAGGGCTTGCACCCCATAATTCCGTTAATAATCGAGTACAGGCACTTAGTCAAATTGAACAACACTTATATAAGTGCTCTTCCGCATCTTGTATCTAAAGAGACTGGAAGATTGCATACGATTTACCACCAAATTGGGACTGCAACTGGTAGGCTAAGAAGCACAAACCCAAATTTGCAAAATCTCCCGGTGAAGGATGAGTGGGGGTTTAAAATTCAAGAGGGATTTACTGCATCAGATGAAAACAATTTACTTTTAAGTGCTGATTACTCCCAAATTGAACTTCGTATTCTTGCACACCTATCTCAGGATAAAAACCTTATTGACGCATTCTTAAATAATGAGGACATCCATAAAAGGACTGCTATGGAAGTGTTTAATCTAAGTGATGTTGAAGTTTCCAAGGAAAAGAGGAATTTAGCAAAAGCGATTAACTTTGGTATTATCTACGGAATTTCTCCATACGGTTTATCAAAACAACTTGGTATATCAAAAGAAGAAGCAGGAGAATACATTGAAAGATATTTTAAAAGATATCCTGGCGTAAAGGAGTATATCGATAAGCAAATAACTGAAGCTAAGGAAAAAGGAGAAACAAGAACAATTTTTGGACGCAGGCGTTTTATAAGGGGACTTGATGATAAAAACTCAAATGTTAGAGAAAACGCTAAAAGGGTTGCAATTAATAGCCCAATCCAGGGAAGTGCAGCAGACATAATAAAGCTTGCAATGGTTGAAATATTCAATAGCGTTCCTGATGCAAAGATTCTGCTTCAGATTCACGATGAACTTGTTTTTGAAATCCATAAAGATGTGATTAACGAGCGAATGAACGAGATAAGAAAGATTATGGAAGGAGTTTGTAAATTGAGTGTGCCTCTTAAAGTTGATGTTGCTTACGGAAAGAATCTGAAGGAAGCACGTCTATGA
- the galT gene encoding galactose-1-phosphate uridylyltransferase encodes MPELRRDPTTGKWVIIATERALRPTDFKSEEDVLKGPENCPFCEGHESMTPPEITSIRKEGTNPNEPGWIVRVIPNKFPALKVEGELNRHGRGIYDVMNGVGAHEVIVESPDHFKSLESLPLENVEKVIWMFRERMLDLRKDVRLKYILVFKNKGKRAGASLEHPHCQLIATPVLPDVVKLELDMSLRYYQYKERCIYCDIVEQELEDKERVIDENEKFVSFVPFAAAVPFEIMILPKEHISDFGQIKALEISKLAEILQNSLKMLEKAVPNVPYNFYIHTAPLDNLNISYYHFHIHIVPRLTQLAGFEWGSGFYINPMIPEQAAQFLRNAKEEK; translated from the coding sequence ATGCCAGAACTAAGAAGAGATCCTACGACAGGAAAATGGGTTATAATAGCAACAGAAAGAGCCCTTAGACCAACTGATTTCAAAAGCGAAGAAGATGTTTTAAAGGGACCAGAAAACTGTCCTTTCTGCGAAGGTCATGAGTCAATGACCCCACCAGAAATTACCAGCATAAGAAAAGAAGGCACAAACCCAAACGAACCTGGATGGATTGTTAGAGTTATTCCTAATAAGTTCCCTGCTTTAAAAGTGGAAGGAGAGCTCAACCGACATGGAAGGGGTATTTACGATGTTATGAACGGAGTTGGCGCACATGAAGTTATCGTTGAATCTCCCGACCACTTTAAGTCACTTGAATCTCTTCCTCTTGAAAATGTGGAAAAAGTTATCTGGATGTTTAGAGAACGTATGCTTGATTTAAGAAAAGATGTACGATTAAAATACATCCTCGTATTTAAAAACAAAGGTAAAAGAGCTGGTGCTTCACTTGAACACCCGCACTGCCAGCTTATTGCAACGCCTGTGCTTCCAGATGTAGTAAAACTTGAACTTGATATGTCGCTAAGGTACTATCAATACAAAGAAAGATGCATTTATTGTGATATCGTTGAGCAGGAACTCGAAGATAAAGAAAGGGTTATTGACGAAAATGAAAAATTCGTTTCATTTGTTCCCTTTGCAGCAGCAGTTCCTTTTGAAATAATGATACTGCCTAAAGAACACATATCAGATTTTGGACAGATAAAGGCTTTAGAAATTTCAAAACTTGCAGAGATTCTCCAAAATTCCTTAAAGATGCTTGAAAAAGCAGTCCCTAATGTCCCTTATAATTTTTATATCCATACCGCCCCTCTTGACAACCTTAATATATCCTATTACCACTTCCACATACATATTGTCCCAAGACTTACACAGCTTGCAGGTTTCGAGTGGGGATCTGGATTTTACATCAATCCAATGATCCCAGAACAGGCAGCACAATTTTTAAGAAATGCAAAGGAGGAAAAATAA
- a CDS encoding PD-(D/E)XK nuclease family protein — protein MERKNTSFYLSYSKISTYIKCPLRYKFLYIDNLPTAPKSYFSLGNSIHKVLEKFYSPNENFKVLKKDPYKYLLELLDTHWISEGYRTKEEELKAKQEAKEMLTTYYRKNIFGFTPAYEVESEFSVPFLGLELKGRFDRIDKVNNGFIIIDYKTNSFVGESFREEEILQPVLYKIAGDYKYGSQSIKEVSFHYLRKGKNITFEVTTYLIERSKKRIEEVTENIFKGHFPANVNGTCNSCEFKDRCEAYALSKLSRRSL, from the coding sequence ATGGAAAGAAAGAATACTTCCTTTTATTTAAGTTACTCAAAAATTTCAACTTACATTAAGTGTCCCTTGCGTTACAAGTTTCTCTATATCGACAATCTACCTACTGCCCCAAAATCATATTTTAGCCTTGGAAATTCTATTCATAAGGTACTTGAGAAATTTTATAGCCCAAACGAAAACTTTAAGGTGCTTAAGAAAGACCCTTATAAATATCTTTTAGAATTGCTCGACACACATTGGATAAGTGAAGGATATAGAACAAAGGAAGAAGAGTTAAAGGCAAAACAGGAAGCAAAAGAGATGTTAACCACATACTACAGGAAGAATATTTTTGGTTTTACCCCTGCATATGAAGTTGAATCTGAATTTTCTGTCCCATTTTTAGGACTTGAACTCAAAGGGAGGTTTGACAGGATCGACAAAGTCAACAATGGCTTTATTATTATCGACTACAAGACAAACTCTTTTGTGGGAGAATCTTTTAGAGAAGAAGAGATTTTACAGCCTGTTCTGTATAAGATTGCAGGTGATTATAAATATGGGTCTCAAAGCATAAAGGAAGTAAGTTTTCATTACCTTAGAAAAGGTAAGAATATTACTTTTGAAGTAACAACATACCTTATAGAAAGAAGCAAAAAAAGAATTGAGGAAGTAACGGAAAACATTTTTAAAGGTCACTTTCCTGCAAATGTTAACGGCACCTGTAACTCTTGTGAATTTAAAGACCGGTGTGAAGCTTACGCTCTCTCAAAATTATCTCGTAGATCTCTTTAA